One Marinobacter sp. es.048 genomic window, TTACCGAGGCGAGGACGTCTACAAACGCAAGATGGCCAAACTCCGTTCGCTGCAACCGGCTTACGATGCCCACGACAAAGCCATGGAGCTGGCCTCAAAAGGTGAGATGAAGGCTGCGCTGGACAAGATCAACGAGGCCATTCGCCTGCTAACGCGGGAGGCCATGTTCTATGCTCTTCGCGGCCGCATTTATCAGGACCAGAAGGAAGCAGAGAAGGCCGCGGCCGACTTTGAAAAGGCGGTGGAGCTCTACCCCGAGATGTTCAAATATCGCCTGTACAATGGCCTGAATGCTCTGAGGCTCAACAATCTGGACAAGGCCAGGGAGAATCTGGCCAAAGCCAATGAAACCGTCCCCACTTCCATTGCCTTCCTGCGACTGGGCGATGTTGCGGTGAAACAGAAAAACCGGAATGAGGCCATAGCCTATTACAGCAAGGCCGCCGAGGCTGGTGGTGATGTTGCCGAGGAAGCCAGGCGGAAGCTGGCGGCCCTTACTCAGTAAAGTCCAACCGGATCATAGCGTTGCGAAGGCCGGAGTCCCGAAGGATTCCAGCCTTTTTCGTTGTCCGGATCGCAGGTTGCCGAGATGACGCGCAACTTCTGTCATCGCCTCCATTGACTTTTAGAGCAATAACTCTAAAAATCAGGTGACATCAACAACGATTGGATGACGGACATGCTAGCGAAACGTATCCAGCCCATGGTCTTCCAGGCGCGCCGCTTGTACGTGGAACTGATGTTCCAGGTGATGGGGCGAGCCCTGCAGGCCGTGAGCGAGGTGGACGAAAAGGTTCAGAACGAAGCTCGGGCCCTGCCTGACGGTTTCCTGTTTGAGATGATGGTGATGCCGGACGGCTCAAAGCTGATCGTCGAGCATACCGGCCAGGGGCGTTTCCATTACCACGGTGACAAGGCGCCGCGGCCCATCGACCTGTCGATTCAGTTCAAGCACATCGCCCATGCCTTTCTGGTGCTGTCTTTCCAGGAGAAAACGTCAGTGGCCTTCGCCAATGATCGCATGCTGGTGGATGGCGACATCAGCTATGCCGTGCGGATGACCCGGGTACTGAACCGGCTTGAGTCCTTCATCCTGCCGAAACTGGTCGCCGAGCGGGCCGTCAAGGAATACCCGGCCGACCTGCACCTGCCGGAAAAACTGATCAGCGCCGCGCGCATTTACCTGAAAGTTGCCACCAATTTCGTTGAGACAGTGAGAGCGTGATGACCAATAAATACTATGAGTTCTTCTGCCCGGTAAAAGTCATTGCCGGCAAGGCCGCCCTTGAACACATCCCTTACGAGCTGACCGGAATGGCTGCCAGGCGGCCAATGATCGTTACCGACAAGGGCGTGCGTGCTGCGGGCCTTCTGGAACCCGTGATCGCGGCTTGCGAGGAAAGCGGACTGGAAATTACCACCATCTACGATGACGTTCCGCCCGACTCCTCCACCACGGTGGTGCGCGATATTGCCGGCATCTATCGCCAGGAAAAGTGCGACTCCATCATCGCCGTGGGCGGCGGTTCGGCGATCGATACCGGCAAGGCCGTCAATATTCTGGTTTCCGAGGGTGGTGACGATATCGCCAAGTACAGCGGTGCCGGTGTGCTCAAGCATCCGCTCAAGCCCTTCTTCGTGGTGCCGACAACAGCCGGGACCGGTTCGGAAGTTACATCGGTTGCGGTCATCACCGATGAAGCCAAGGGCGTCAAGCTGCCCTTCACGTCTTCGTTCCTGCTGCCGAACGCGGCCATCATTGACCCGCGCATGACCCTCACCCTGCCGCCGCACATTACTGCCGCGACAGCGATGGACGCCATGACCCACGCGACCGAAGCGTTCACCTGCATGGCGAAAAACCCATTGAGTGACGCCTACGCGACCGCGGCCATCAAGAAAGTCAGCCAGTCGCTCCTGCAGGTCATGGACAACCCCAAAGACAGTGACGGACGACTGGAGCTCGCGCAAGCCTCTACCATGGCCGGCATTGCCTTCTCAAACTCCATGGTGGGTCTGGTGCACGCACTGGGGCACGCAACGGGGGCAGTCTGCCACCTGCCCCACGGCCTCTGCATGAGCCTGTACCTGCCCTACGCCCTGGAGTACAACCTGGAAACGATCCGGGAACCTCTGGGCGAGCTGTTGCTGTATCTTGAAGGTCCCGAGGTCTTCTCAGCGACGCCGGCAAGCCGCCGGGCAGAGGCCAGCATTTCCGCTATCCGGAAACTAAGGGATGCCCTTTACAAGCGGTGCCAGCTACCCCGAACACTGAAGGAAACCGGCAAGGTAACTGAAGCACAACTGGACCACATCGCAGAGATGGCGTTGGATGATGGCTCTATCATGTTCAATCCAAAGGAAGTAACGCTGGAGGATGCGCGCTCCGTTCTGCGCCGCGCCTGGGCATGATCGGGACACAGGGGCCTTGCGAGGCCCCTGTGTCCGGGTTGTTTTAAGATAGAAATCAAATCATTGAAATTGATCCATGAAGAGAGGAAAATTAGCAGCTTCTGGCAGGGATGATAGCCGGGTTCGTTGTCCACCTACAGTACCTTTCCGTAGAGAGCCCACTCCGCATGAAAAACCGACTTTCCTGCCTCACCTTCGCCATTCTGGGCGCCCTGCTGTTGATTTTGGCGCCACTCTCGTTTTCGGCATCAGCTTCCAAGGATATATCTGCAGAAAAACAGGTTTTCCGTTTCAATGTTTCTCCAAACGGTTACCCGCCCTACCTTATCGTGCATCAGAACCAACCCTCAGGAATCATGTGGGATGTGGTGTCCGTCGTTGCCCAGCGCCTTGGCTACAAGGTGATAGCGGAGCAGATACCGCGAAAGCGGGTTGATCAGATGCTGCTTGAGGGTTATATCGACGGAACGCCGAGGGCCCGGGAGTGGGCCGACGATCCGGAGCAATTCCTGTTTACCGACCCGGTGGTGGACATCGAAGAGGTGTTTTTCGTTCCAGCGAAATCGGGGTTCTCCTACCAGAGCCCCGACGATCTGATTTCAAAAACCATCGTCACCCATCTTGGCTACCGATACCCACTGCTCGAGCCCTACTTCGAAGAAGGTCGGATACGCCGCTTTGATGTTTCCCGGGACAAGGACATGTTTACCTTCGTGCTGCACGGCGACCGCTTTGATGCCGCCATCGCTGACCGGCTCGTGGGCAAGTGGATCCTGCGGAATGAGGGGCTGCGGCAGCAATTCGACATTTCCAGCGAGAGCATCAGCAATTATGGTTTCAGGCTGATGTTGCGTAAGGACTGGCAATCCTTTGCCAATCGGTTTAATGAAGAGTTGGCGAAGATGAAGAAGAATGGCGAACTGGACACCATTCTTGCCAATTACCGCTAGTCGCCGCCTCTACTCCAGACGCCTGAGCAACAGCATTGGCGACACGCTCAAAACCGGACGGAGCTGCCAACGACCAAACAGGGCCAGAACGACAGCGCTGACCAGCGGGATGGGCAGTACCACGTGCCAGTGCCATTGGAACGCACCTTCGAACATCCTGAACTGAAGTGCCCAGACCGCCGCCTCGGCGGCGACGACCCCAAGCACACCCGCAAAACCGCCCAGCAACGCGAATTCAAGCATGGTGCTGCGGACAAGTAGACTTTGCCGTCCACCCAGGGTGCGCAGCAGCGCCCCTTCCCGCTGTCGGTCCTGAAGCGTCGCACTGACCACCGCCGCCATCACCACAAGTGCAGCAGCAAGAATCAGCGCCAGAATCGCTTCAATAGCCTGGGTTACCTGCCGGACGATTTCCTGGATTCGCTCGATAATATGGTCGATTTCCAGTACCGATACGGTCGGGAACTGCCGGGAAAATTCATTCAATGCATCCTTCCTGTCCTTGGGCAGGTAAAAGCTGGTAATCCATGTTGCAGGCATGTCCGTCAGGCCGCCCTCCGGCGGAAAGGCCATGTAGAAGTTGGGCTTCATGCTGTCCCACTGCACCGTGCGGATGCTGGTGACGGTTTCCGTCACCTTCTCGGAGCCGATGGTGAAAGTCAGCTCATCGCCCAGTGACAGACCAAGCTGCCCGGCCAGTTCCGCTTCCACCGAGACGCCGTCCTTCTGGTTCTCGTCAAACCAAGTGCCTTGAACAATCTCGTTATCTACCGGCAAGGTAGACATCCAGGTCAGGTTCAGTTCACGGTTGAGCGCGTTGACGTTCTCGTCTTTGCTGACCGCCCGCTTGACGGGCTGACCGTTGAGTTCAGTCAGGCGTCCGCGAACCATCGGGTAAAGCTTGTCCAGAGGCTGGCCACGCTCCTGCCAGAACGCACCAACTTCCTCGACCGCTTCCGGCGCAATATTGATCAGGAAATGATTGGGAGCATCATCCGGCAACTGGGCCTGCCAATCCGCCAGCAGCGAAGTACGCACCAGTATCAGTGTGGCCGCCAGCATCAGCGTCATCGCAAATACGGCGATCTGGGACAGACTGGCCCGGCGATGCCGGTACAGGCCAACCAGGGCCAGGCGCCAGGAGTTACCGCCACCGCGGACCTTGCGCAGTGTCGCTACCATGAGCCAGCCCACCAGGCCCAGTGCACCAAGCAACAGTGCCAGACCGCCCAGTAGGGAGACCACCAGAGCCAGCTCACCGGCGTACATCCAGACCAACCCGAAAGCCGCCAAAATGGCGATAATGATATCCGGCAAGGCCTCACGCCCGGTTTCACCAGGCTGGCTTCGCAGGACACGCATGGCCGGGACATTCCGAAGTCTGCGCACCGGCGGATAGGCAAAGGCAAACAGGGAGACTAGCGCAGTCAGCAACGCAGGCACCAGGGCTGTAGGGTCGAGCTGGAAGTCCACGGGACGCTCCAGTACCTCGCTCAGCATACGAATCAGTAACCAGTAAAGCGGCATGGCCACCAACAGGCCACCGACGATACCGGTCACACCCCAGAGTGCCAGACGCTTTAGATACAAGCCGCCGATGCCGGCGCCGCTCAGGCCCAGGGTTTTCAGCAGCGCTACGGTATCGCGCTGGGACAGGGCATATTGGCGACTCGCCACAGCAACCGCCACAGCGGCCAGCAGAACCGCAAGGCTGCCACCGAGCAGCAGGAATCGTTCAGCACGTTCCAGGGAACGCGAAAAGGTTTCACCATCTCGTACGCCTTCCCATTCGTGGCTCGGCTCCAGCCGGGGCTCAAGCCATTGATAGTAAGATTCCAGCGCGGCTTCATCGCCGGCAAACAGGTAAATGTACTCAACCCGGCTGCCCTCCTGAATGACCCCGGTGGATGAGACATCGTCCACATGCATCATCACCCGCGGCGCCAGCGCTGAAAGCCGGAAACCTCCATCGGGCTCGCGAATAAGGAGGCCGGACACCGTCAGGCTCAGATTCCCGACTTCGAGGGACTCTCCGATTTCGAGATCCAGGAGTCTGAGCAGGCGCGGGTTGATCCAGACTTCTCCTGGACCGGGCCCCTGATTTACCAGCTCCCTCGGACCCGTTGGATCCCGCTGTATTTCGATATCACCTCGAAGCGGATATTCATTGCTGACGGCTTTTAACGACACCAGCTGGAAATTGTCGGCGCCCAACACCATGGTGGAGAATTCCACCATTCGTCCGGTTTTCAAACCCTGATCAGCCGCCTCTTGCATCCAGGAATCGGGAACGGGACGACCATTCTCTGCCTCCAGCTGACGATCTGCCGCCAGAAACGAACTGGCTGAAGAAACCAGGGTACGCTGCAGCTGATTGGCAAACAAAGCAATGGTGGCAACCGTGGCAACGGCAATGATCAGGGCGGCCAGAACGACGCGAACATCCCGTTCTCGCCAGTCCCTGCGAACTGACATGAGTTTTTTTGCAGCAGCCATCAGTGCGCCATCTCCTGCGCCGCTTCCGGTTCTGTCAGGACGCCGGCTTCAATAT contains:
- a CDS encoding iron-containing alcohol dehydrogenase, coding for MTNKYYEFFCPVKVIAGKAALEHIPYELTGMAARRPMIVTDKGVRAAGLLEPVIAACEESGLEITTIYDDVPPDSSTTVVRDIAGIYRQEKCDSIIAVGGGSAIDTGKAVNILVSEGGDDIAKYSGAGVLKHPLKPFFVVPTTAGTGSEVTSVAVITDEAKGVKLPFTSSFLLPNAAIIDPRMTLTLPPHITAATAMDAMTHATEAFTCMAKNPLSDAYATAAIKKVSQSLLQVMDNPKDSDGRLELAQASTMAGIAFSNSMVGLVHALGHATGAVCHLPHGLCMSLYLPYALEYNLETIREPLGELLLYLEGPEVFSATPASRRAEASISAIRKLRDALYKRCQLPRTLKETGKVTEAQLDHIAEMALDDGSIMFNPKEVTLEDARSVLRRAWA
- a CDS encoding substrate-binding periplasmic protein — encoded protein: MKNRLSCLTFAILGALLLILAPLSFSASASKDISAEKQVFRFNVSPNGYPPYLIVHQNQPSGIMWDVVSVVAQRLGYKVIAEQIPRKRVDQMLLEGYIDGTPRAREWADDPEQFLFTDPVVDIEEVFFVPAKSGFSYQSPDDLISKTIVTHLGYRYPLLEPYFEEGRIRRFDVSRDKDMFTFVLHGDRFDAAIADRLVGKWILRNEGLRQQFDISSESISNYGFRLMLRKDWQSFANRFNEELAKMKKNGELDTILANYR
- a CDS encoding ABC transporter permease produces the protein MAAAKKLMSVRRDWRERDVRVVLAALIIAVATVATIALFANQLQRTLVSSASSFLAADRQLEAENGRPVPDSWMQEAADQGLKTGRMVEFSTMVLGADNFQLVSLKAVSNEYPLRGDIEIQRDPTGPRELVNQGPGPGEVWINPRLLRLLDLEIGESLEVGNLSLTVSGLLIREPDGGFRLSALAPRVMMHVDDVSSTGVIQEGSRVEYIYLFAGDEAALESYYQWLEPRLEPSHEWEGVRDGETFSRSLERAERFLLLGGSLAVLLAAVAVAVASRQYALSQRDTVALLKTLGLSGAGIGGLYLKRLALWGVTGIVGGLLVAMPLYWLLIRMLSEVLERPVDFQLDPTALVPALLTALVSLFAFAYPPVRRLRNVPAMRVLRSQPGETGREALPDIIIAILAAFGLVWMYAGELALVVSLLGGLALLLGALGLVGWLMVATLRKVRGGGNSWRLALVGLYRHRRASLSQIAVFAMTLMLAATLILVRTSLLADWQAQLPDDAPNHFLINIAPEAVEEVGAFWQERGQPLDKLYPMVRGRLTELNGQPVKRAVSKDENVNALNRELNLTWMSTLPVDNEIVQGTWFDENQKDGVSVEAELAGQLGLSLGDELTFTIGSEKVTETVTSIRTVQWDSMKPNFYMAFPPEGGLTDMPATWITSFYLPKDRKDALNEFSRQFPTVSVLEIDHIIERIQEIVRQVTQAIEAILALILAAALVVMAAVVSATLQDRQREGALLRTLGGRQSLLVRSTMLEFALLGGFAGVLGVVAAEAAVWALQFRMFEGAFQWHWHVVLPIPLVSAVVLALFGRWQLRPVLSVSPMLLLRRLE